The genomic window atcatgtagagccctctgaaggtgcattgaaactgaaatttggaccttcaacctgttggctcccatcgaaaattggagaaaaatcctggaatgtttttttcaaaaacctttttgacagaaaaaagaaagacattttgatttaagaatctttagatttttttttttttaattggaaacaacaagacaatactaagtaagaaaagcatttttaggtgcattaatttattgcacatattttcatcatgcagacactgtcaaagtgacaaaaatggcatgtcctttcataaatacgattattatttatcatatagtataggattattttgattagacatgtgtatttatttgacctgtgtcatttttaaatggtagtcagagcacattagtacagacactgtatgcagagcggtaaagaaagtgtgccttgctctaatgctctttctgagaattttagtgtcattgcctactgagcacaaatccatcaaatatgaagctgattgctgtatggaatggaagaatggcagatgaaaatgtataatatatatatatatatatatatatataaccaccaccacagctgttaaatttactaggtcatctttttttcctataaatgcacaaatgcaacttttattcttttttttcatgttggattttaatattcttccaatacttccatctcctcttcatctgttcttcatcattttgcgagccttcatgctgttggcttcatttcattactctaattaagaaatgcaaccgtttggattagagaacatttcattttgtgaaagagcattagactatgtggaaaaagctgctgcaaagtgaaattagacacataattgtttttttatatgacatattttaatgtcaaatatttgtaaaatcatgtagcctacactcatgaaccctttatgcttaaagctttacctggttgaattatgtttacttccatgtttagctgttttcttcttctaattattattttttattttattttattttatttttttgcctgtttgataccatgaaaattaatagttcagtaacttaccgttctgccagtttttacctttgatattctaattattaataattaaataattatattcttaataattattaataattaaagttaagcattggctcgaaatatgcagaggtctttttggcgggagctgttgccatggtgaatcataatttcagagctccattgatcagggcttttcatagtcaagctgcaagcactaaactcagagtcaacctactcagagtggattgaactaactcatttcagctgttctgtaaccgaaaactcagagtttcccatctcagggtaagtcaactcagagttcaagttttaactcagagttggttgaacctccttattgaaacaggccccaggatgcacagccatattggagatacttgggtaaacaacagcattgattacaCGGTTATTGTacaactgaatatgttgttctgctagtTAATGCTGTCTTAACCACGGGTagaaaacgtgtggaagcttctaaaatcatatagagaaggactttctAAAGGACTTTCAACTAAAGTTGGTAAATACATATGAACAGTATTCAATATGATATTAacataatatttcacctacctgattgGAAATGCtaagaacaaacaaaaatgttgaaaacaaaTAGGGAAATTGTGACAAATGTGGACAAATAGAAAAGTGATGCATATGAAATAGCAAGATTTCAACTTATTCAAGCTGTAAGATCGTTGGGAATAAATAAGGAATACAGAATGAAGAATTCATAATTTTTTAACAAGACGGATCAATAGAATCAGAATTTAGGACAcccttatttaaaaacaaaaacataaacaaaacatcTCTTATTGTTTATTCAACTTCCCAATATGAAGTCCACACTCCTGTCCAGTAGGTGGCGGAAAAGCGCCGTTTATGTTAGACTGCATTAAAAGACGAAGCAGAAGCGAAGCTCTCCGAACTCtacatattttgttttgttttaaaaaaaaaatatttgcaaagaTTTCGAAGCATCAAAAATCAGTAAAAAAGCAAGTGCAAGACATGCATTCAGACTATCAGGAAGAGCATACAACGGTAAAGGAAGAGTTTATTTTAGATTACAGTGAGGTCAAGAGTGATCCAGAACCCTTCATAGTGAAGCATGAAGACACTGAAGAACCAAGAGGTTGGTGCTTGTTTTTGCTTCTGCGTTAACAATGATGATATTATAACTAGTATCAAAAGTACATGTACATTTTTATAATGTAATGGAGATAATGGAAGGTGATTGTATCAGTATTTATGTAAtaattaaagggattgttcacaaAAAGTGAAATTCTGAAATGAATTTTATACTCAAAATTAAATGCACCCAATTCATGGAAAGTGCTGCTAcataaaattaaattgtttttaaaaatcacCAATTGTATAGCGATTGTAGCAAACGTCCTTTTCCTTCACTTGTCAGtctttgacttttttcctttCATTTTAGACCTGATAGAAGAGAATAAGGAGAGTAAGGAACTGAATGAAGATGAGGTGAAACACCATGATATCAAAACTGAAGAAAACTCTTTGAGTCTCTCACAGAatgaaagtacatttttattaagAAGAAGAGCCAGCAAAAAATTCACTTGCCCTCATTGTGGAAAAATATTCCCATACAAACAAAGTCTTGACGATCACATGGAAATTCATACTAGACGGAAGCCACGCACAGAATCCCTGAGCATTCATTCAAAGGAGAAGCCTCACATGTGTTCTTTGTGTGGGAAAATTTTTTCCCGGCTGGGGGATTTAAAATTACACAAGAAAAGACACAGACGTGTAAAGAATCTTGTTTGCTTTGGTTGTGGGAAGATTTTTAAGACATATTCTGAAATGGAACGTCACCAGAGGACTCACAccggagaaaaaccttacaagtgttcacactgtggcAAGGGATTCAGTCAAGCAGCAAATCTGAAAGCACATGTAAGGATCCACACTGGCGAGAAACCGcatacatgtgatcaatgtgggaagagttttacacaAGCAAATGGTCTTAAATCACATCTGCATTCTCATTCTGGAGAAAAAGTGTTTAACTGTGATCAGTGTGGTAAAAAATTTGTTAGGGCACAATACCTGAAGAGGCACCTGCAAGTTCATTCAGAAGAGAAGCCTCACATGTGTActttgtgtggaaagagctttTCACGGCTGAATGTTTTAAAATTACACCAGAAAAGACACAGTGGTGTGAAAGACCATGAGTGCTTTAAGTGTGAGAGGAACTTTAGTACAGATGCTGAACTGAAACagcaccagaaaattcacactagTGAAaattcttaaactggtgaacaaACCATGTTGTGGCAAGGTTAAATgagtctggatttttttttttttttttactgccttCTGGTTGTACTAACAATAATTTCATGATTTTTGTTATATGTGAGTAAGAATTGCATCATAATTTGCTTTTGGTGTTTTTCgtgttttaaacatttatatgCCTAATAAATTCTCTTTAAGTCCAAACATGACTGAGAATGAAAGAGATGTCTGGGTTTGTAGTATTATTGTCTGTCTACATAAATCCATTGAAAAAGGTAATTTAACTTCCAGGTTCTCAAAGTCCTTTGCTGATACGTTGAAAGTGTGATAATTGAAAATGCAAAACTGTATGTATGTAAAATGGACATCTTAAAGATATTTATCAGATATTTAtctgagaggaataagccagaatttacctcagaaggtGAATGTGATGCGCTGCTTTGCACGTCCTCTGGCTGAGAGAGAGCCTACTTGggtgaaaaccgcttcagtgagGTCAGTTATAGTAACccgcattttattgtcagaaATGGTAATGCTGTTGTAATGGGGAAACAGTAATTCATTTGATTGCTCATTACCGAAAAGGTAATGTAGCTATGCTGTTTATTTACAACGCCATTAGAGCAAAATATGTTGTTTGTATTGTTCTGTCCAGTGATAAATCAACAAATGAGCTGTCAAATATTGTTTTTGAGCTTTCATGCAGGGTTTGAAACTCTGGGGGCAGCCCCCACCCACGGACCacattatttaaatgcattacatttattttatagtataaCAGACCTATTGAAAGCATTTTATTAGCTCTGGTACAGCCAGATACCATTCTATTTTTGGGGTGTAGAACAATCACACAGCGCCAGAAAGTGTCATATAATTTAGATGaaaggaacatttttttttttttaaattataaatactgTCCATTTGAGGTCGGCCTAAAAAATGAATAGAGATATTATTTCAAATAGTACTACAGTTAATTAGTACAACAAAAAATAACACTGACAGGGAAAAGGTTAGACATCTTGAAAGCATTTTgctaaaaacaatatatataatttagCAATTTTGTAATTTAGCTTAGTTAAGTTACTTGGTGAACTTACATCTTATCCTATACTTGTTGGCTGTAAGAGTGACAGTTGGCCGCTACATGAGAcatttctgtttaatttcatCACTCTTAAGGAAGAATAAATCATGTTTTAGTGAACTGTTAAGAGTTCAACAAATTTGTCCACATCTGTTTGTGTCCACACCAGGTTTTGTTTAGAGGCTAGAGTATTCTGCTGTCAGGACTGCCTGTTTTAGGCCCTTCTCTGGTCAAGTCAACCCCTGATGTTTGTCTGCATCAACACATTAAGTGACTGGGGTCCATTCATCAAAAGTTATTCCAGTTAAGCTGTCCATCCCTAGAAACACTTAGGAAATAAGTAAAAGTCCATATTAACTGTAATTAAGACACATAAAAGTGCATTTACCAGTAATAAATTAACTACCAAGGGGCTACC from Garra rufa chromosome 7, GarRuf1.0, whole genome shotgun sequence includes these protein-coding regions:
- the LOC141338995 gene encoding uncharacterized protein — translated: MHSDYQEEHTTVKEEFILDYSEVKSDPEPFIVKHEDTEEPRDLIEENKESKELNEDEVKHHDIKTEENSLSLSQNESTFLLRRRASKKFTCPHCGKIFPYKQSLDDHMEIHTRRKPRTESLSIHSKEKPHMCSLCGKIFSRLGDLKLHKKRHRRVKNLVCFGCGKIFKTYSEMERHQRTHTGEKPYKCSHCGKGFSQAANLKAHVRIHTGEKPHTCDQCGKSFTQANGLKSHLHSHSGEKVFNCDQCGKKFVRAQYLKRHLQVHSEEKPHMCTLCGKSFSRLNVLKLHQKRHSGVKDHECFKCERNFSTDAELKQHQKIHTSENS